A segment of the Flavobacteriales bacterium genome:
TTGGTGCGCTACCAAGGCAAGCGGGAGACCGGTTCGGTGAACGCAGAATTCCGGACCGAGGTACGCTACGAGAGCCTGGGCGAGTGCTACCGCGTGGAACCGGCAACGATGCATTACGTACCGGACGAGGTGATCCTTCGAGGATCGGCTGGTGGGTGGTGGCCCAAGGTCGACCTTGGCCGGGTGCTGAAACCCGGTGAGGAACTGCTGATGCAGCGCTTCATCATTCCGCGTCTCCAACATACTTGGGACGAGGAGTGCTACCGGCTGAACGAATGGCCGGATGCCTTGGAGGTAGTGGTTGACAACGTGCTGATACACGACCGCACCGTGCCGACGGCGATGAGCACAGGGCGAGCGCCCATCCGCTATTGTGAGCGGGAGAACTTTGCAAAGCGTCAGCAGATCGCCGAGGCCCGGTTCTTCGACCAATTGCTGAAGCTGGAAAGCCCGGACATCACCGCACTGTGCATCCGACTGGTGCAGGATACGGTGCAGGACGAACTGGTGCGCGGAGAGGCGATGCTGCACCTAGCCGAGCTGAACACCGACACGGCGCGGGATGTGCTTTACGCCCAATGCCTGCAGCCCGACCCCCAGTTATCAAGCCTGCTCGACCACTACTTCGATACCGGCGATCCACGCGCCGGGGAACTGTTCCACCGCTATTCCCGCCATCGTGATCCGGAGATCCAGCGCGATGTGGCCTACGGCATCGGCGCGTACGCGGACGAACGGTACTTCGACCTGCTGAAGCCGTTGCGCACGTCACCGGACCGATGGGTGCGGGAAGCCGCTGTTGATGCCTTGCAGTTCTTCGATACGGATGATTCGCGCGGCCTGCTGTACAAAAGCCTGTTGGATAGCGACCTCGGTGTTCGCACCCAGGCCGTCCGTGGATTGGCCGAGGTTGGCAACGAACGGTCGTTGCACGACCTGGCCAATTACATCGCTAAGGAGGACCCAAGGAACGTTGGGTATGTCGCGAATGCCTGGGTGGTGGTGGAACAGATCAGCGGCAGGAGCTTCGATCGGGACCTGGCCACGTTGCAGGCCTACTTGAAGGAGAGAAAGCAGTAGGGTGTTTCTTAGGCTAGATGTATACGCGAGGGGTCCTTGCGTTCGATCCGAATGACCTGGACCGTAAGGCAGTATGGCATCACCAGGTTGAAGGCCGTTCAATTATAAGCGTGAACAATGCCAGCGGATTCCTGCTGTTCGTGACCGATCCTTCCCATGGTATCAGTTCTAACGAGGTATGATCGGTTGTGCATTCCCTCTATCTAGATCTCGCAAGGGAAATGTCCTATGAAGCGGTACCGCATGGTGGCGGACCCTGGACGCTGCTTGATGCCCAAAGACGGATCCTTGCGAATGGGAGCTCGGCGCGACGCGAACTTCATCGCTCTCAGCGCATACGCGGATGGCGTCCAGATAGTGCGCTTGGGTGCTGGTGCCGACCAAAAGCACTTGCGGTTCGTGAAGTATTGAGGCATGCGCCCATGCGGTGTTCCAACTCAGCAACCTGAGCACGCATCATGCACTAACCGAGGCCGACAGTAGGAAGGGCCATGACGGGTTCAGGCCTTGTTACTTCCTGATCACCATGATGCTCATCTTGAACTCCGTTCTTCTTCTTAGCGAATGGGTCCTTCGCATTGGACGGCGTCGCGGATCGTTTTCACGGACGGATCCCTCTACAATAGCTCGCGCATGCGCAATAGCTGTCAACGTCGGTGCTTCCATCCGGCACTTCATCCGCATGCGCAGGTTGGCACGTATGGAACGGTGTACCGCCGAATACCGGCCGATCGAAGTAAGCAACTGAACCCCACCGCAGCCGTCTTACCGCCATGAAGATCCTTCTTGGTACTATCGTCTGTTGCTTTGCTCAACTTGGGTTGGCCCAGTGTCCCGCAGGGAACCTTTCCATTGCCAGCCAAACAGACGCGGATGCGTATGCGGCCTCCTACTCCAACTGCGACACACTACCCGGCGACCTTGTCATTTCAGGTTTCGGCATTACGGACCTCAGTGGTTTTACGAACCTGGACGTGATCTCCGGGAATCTTGATTGGAGCAATACCTACCCAGGTCCCTTCGACTTCACGGGTTTCAACAGTCTGGACCACATCGGTGGCGACCTGTTGGTCCAGAATTGCCAGCGCTTGCAAAGCCTGTCCGGGCTCGATGAACTGGACCGGGTCTCAGGTGATGTGTTCATCGCCAGTTGTGACAGCATCCGGAACGCATCAGGCCTTGGACAGCTCTCGGTCGTCGGTGGCGATCTCCAGTTCTTCGCACTCACCGATTTCACGCCGAACGGCATCAACCAGTTGGATTCGGTGTATGGCGATTGCTTGCTGATCCAAACCGATCAATCATCGGTAGCAACGGCTCCGAACG
Coding sequences within it:
- a CDS encoding HEAT repeat domain-containing protein, translating into MNRIPLLGFTLAHAITLSAQVQGSAGQAKLRGLSVPHAITHDARDVHWGPEVDGVQFGLVLDADAFSVKCDLLVRYQGKRETGSVNAEFRTEVRYESLGECYRVEPATMHYVPDEVILRGSAGGWWPKVDLGRVLKPGEELLMQRFIIPRLQHTWDEECYRLNEWPDALEVVVDNVLIHDRTVPTAMSTGRAPIRYCERENFAKRQQIAEARFFDQLLKLESPDITALCIRLVQDTVQDELVRGEAMLHLAELNTDTARDVLYAQCLQPDPQLSSLLDHYFDTGDPRAGELFHRYSRHRDPEIQRDVAYGIGAYADERYFDLLKPLRTSPDRWVREAAVDALQFFDTDDSRGLLYKSLLDSDLGVRTQAVRGLAEVGNERSLHDLANYIAKEDPRNVGYVANAWVVVEQISGRSFDRDLATLQAYLKERKQ